Below is a window of Ciona intestinalis unplaced genomic scaffold, KH HT000184.2, whole genome shotgun sequence DNA.
tttgctgttaattcctgTCTGCTGTGccgttttaattaatatgatcttcgctattcTTAGATATAAATCACATGCTGCAATAAATAGCATCGATGAAGGCGTTTTTAAGATCGCAATTTTTTATTGCGCAAAAACGAAAATCttcacaaaataaattgaaatttaaGGGCATAGTAGAAGtagaaaaacaacatatttacaacAAGAGCGGGAGTCGAAGTAGGTCTTTATTAAACCTGGTTTAAGAAGAGGCTCGAAGCGAACGAACCGGTACAATATTAGaacagaaaataatttaattttgtgaatTTAATATTCTCATTTCAACCTCGCACCGTAGTCGTCTTCGTGTTCTAATACTGCGGTTGTTACTGCGATATAAGGAGCCCCGTATATTGAGATACCAAGCCTTAAACATGGGAGTATCTCGCGCCTTCTGCGGCAGAGAAGAGACAGCCCGAAGTCGGGCAATCTCCAAGATGAAAGCAAGGGTAGATCAGCGTTTGTGATGTCTTCGTCTGTAAGATTGGAAGTCGTTTCATCACCAGAACCTGTGATCCCGACTTGCGTAACATTGAACCTGTATCTGCGTACCAGCGACGATGATTTCGGGCGACTTGCTCTATTCCTGCTCGCTGATCTGTCTCCAAGTACCCGGTAGCCCCAAGCTTTACCCCGGATCGCCTCCAGGAAGCCGCTATCGCCATTTTGTCGGATCGGAATCAGGAACGGGAGAATTTCGACATCTCTCCGGAGAACGGAAGCCCGAGCCCGGCCGGCTCTTCTCGATGTTGCTGCATGGGAAGGCTCTTCCACCA
It encodes the following:
- the LOC108950505 gene encoding uncharacterized protein LOC108950505, which encodes MLKLIAVLCFLYLAVLEVTGKSLNRVRHQSTGAQTPVEQNVPSGIKSGSNPLDDTAARSVSGASEGIFVAPENPRNKRHKRKRQAFRNRSNLMGRQRNETSSNPRTSMLEHFSFPESYGDTIITTPTAFARNVDGRGVFRFESDDFANMDQNMRLRKAEVYVEVVVEEPSHAATSRRAGRARASVLRRDVEILPFLIPIRQNGDSGFLEAIRGKAWGYRVLGDRSASRNRASRPKSSSLVRRYRFNVTQVGITGSGDETTSNLTDEDITNADLPLLSSWRLPDFGLSLLCRRRREILPCLRLGISIYGAPYIAVTTAVLEHEDDYGARLK